The window AGTAGCCCACAAGCAGCGCCGTCGCGACGGCCAGGCTGACCAGGAACGGGAGGACGGTCGGGAACCACAGTCCCGACTCCGTGTACTCGATCAGTACCAGCGTCGGCGCGTCGTCGCCCAGGAACACCGTCCCGGAGAACGCGTTGAACCCGGCGTGGATCCCGATCGGGACCGAGAGGTCGCCGACGAGGGCGTACGTCAGCCCCAGGAAGACGCCCATGCCGATCCAGAAGATCACCAGCCCGAACGGCGCCTGTTCGGGGACGTCCGTGCTGAAGGGGACGTGTATCAGCCCGAAGACGACCGCGCTCACGACCAGCGCTCCGAGCACGGCCGCCCGCGGCGAGAGCGACCGCGCGCGCAGGCCCTCCGAGACGTTCGTGAAGACCGCGCCGCGAAACGTCGTCTCCTCGATCAGGCCCACGAAGACGCTTCCTACCCACCCGGAGGCGATGACCGGCAGAATCACCGAGGGGTCGTTCAGCACGGGCACGTCGGCCACATTCACGGTGCCGGCGACGGTGGCGACGGCGTAGGTCACCCCGGCGATCACCGCGCCGAGACCGACCCCGACGGCGGCGTCCGTCAGCCAGTCGCGGGAGAGCGACAGTCCGTAGTCGGCGATCGACCGACCGTCGAGGTACCGCGCCGTCAGCCACAGCAGCGGCACGAGGGTCGCCGCGGCGATCGGACCGCTCACGACGTCCGCGTACGCGTGGTCCTGTCCGATCGTGAGATGGCTGACCAGGCTCCCCAGGGCGATGGCGGCGAGCATGAGGACCGGCGGCACCACGACGCGATACGTCGCGCGCGGCCGGCCGTCAGCGCCGAACAGCACGGCGCCGACTGCGCTGCGAACCGACGCGACGGGCGAGGCTTCACTCATCGGTCCACCACTCCGGCCGCTATCGTTCTCGTCGATGACATCGTAATCATACGTCTCTCAGACAGGTCATGTCTCCGTATCGAAACGGCGCTCACTCGCCCCCGTCGCCGCCGTCGGCGGTCGCCTCGTCGCCGGAACCGGCCGGCGCGCGCGTCCGGTCGACCACGAGGTAGTCGTCTACGCTCTCGATGCACTCGGCCGGGAGACGGATACGCCCCTCGCTGTCGGTCTCGACGGCGTC of the Halomicrobium salinisoli genome contains:
- a CDS encoding CPBP family intramembrane glutamic endopeptidase; translation: MSEASPVASVRSAVGAVLFGADGRPRATYRVVVPPVLMLAAIALGSLVSHLTIGQDHAYADVVSGPIAAATLVPLLWLTARYLDGRSIADYGLSLSRDWLTDAAVGVGLGAVIAGVTYAVATVAGTVNVADVPVLNDPSVILPVIASGWVGSVFVGLIEETTFRGAVFTNVSEGLRARSLSPRAAVLGALVVSAVVFGLIHVPFSTDVPEQAPFGLVIFWIGMGVFLGLTYALVGDLSVPIGIHAGFNAFSGTVFLGDDAPTLVLIEYTESGLWFPTVLPFLVSLAVATALLVGYCYWRDGGLSLSESIAVPPRTAR
- a CDS encoding PRC-barrel domain-containing protein → MREVLATKLSDRPVLADDGETIGTVHNVTMNLRTGDLETLTVDPDADVDAVETDSEGRIRLPAECIESVDDYLVVDRTRAPAGSGDEATADGGDGGE